Within the Erigeron canadensis isolate Cc75 chromosome 6, C_canadensis_v1, whole genome shotgun sequence genome, the region TGGTGACGGATGTTAGACCGAATTGTCAAACGTATGTTGGTGTTATTAGTGGTTGTAGTGAGCAAGAATCTGTGTTTAAATGTGGTGAGTTGCTTCATGGGCATGTAATAGTATTGGGACATGAAAGGAATGATTTTGTAACAAGTTCTCTTATTGATTATTATTCAAAGTGTGGAAAGATGGATAAAGTTGTTATGTTATTTGAAGCATCCGAGATTAGGGATGATGTTCTTTTAAATACTATGATTTCAGCATATTCTCGTAATTTACAAGGTGAAGATGGACTTCAACTTTTTATGAAAATGCGTAGTGCGAATGTGAGTCTGAGTGAACATGCTTTGACTAGTGTTTTGGATGCTTGTGGGGCGTTGACGGTTCTGCAACAAGGAATCCAAGTACATGCTTTGGTAACGAAGATGGGTTCTGACCAGAACGTGTTTGTGGTTGGGGCTTTGATCGATATGTACTCAAAATGTGGAGACGTTGATGAAGCTTATCGTGTTTTTGATCGTGCACCATGCAAAAACAACATATTATGGACTTCAATGATTACAGCGTTTGCACAGAGTGGTAGAGGCTTGGATGCTTTAGAACTCTTTGATCATTTGGTGATGGAAAGAAGATTTATCCCGGATCATGTTTGTTTTACTGTAGTGTTGACTGCTTGCAACCATGCTGGACTTCTTGACAAGGGTATTGACTATTTCGATAGGATGAGATCAGAATATAATTTGGCTCCTGAAGTGGATCAATATGCTTGCTTGATTGATCTATATGCAAGGAAAGGCGAGCTTAAAAGGGCAAAACAGGTAATGGAGGATATGCCATTTGATGCAAATGCAGTGATATGGAGTTCTTTCTTGAGTTCTTGTAAAAAGTATGGAAATGTAGAGCTTGGGAGAGAGGCAGCTTATAAGCTATTTAAACTGGAACCAAATAGTTCCGTGCCTTATCGGGTTTTAGCTGATATATATGCCGGGGCTGGTTTATGGAATGACGTGCAAAACATAACGAAACTGATGAATGACAACGGAGTAAGAAAAACAGTACCAGGGTGGAGTTGGGTTGAAGTAGATAATCAAGTCCTTGGATTCTCTGTGGGTGATGCTTCTCACCCTCGGTCAGAAGAAATTCATTTAGAATTGAGAAAGCTTAGTTTGGAGATGCTGAATAAACGTACTCTAGAGTATATCACTTAGAACTTCATTTTctctaatttgaaaaattatagGTAAGGTATGtttctctcttctttttttagatatctattttttttactgGTAGACACAAATAGATCAAtgtatatgtaggtatatatgcATATCACCATTTTACTTTAGGTTATCAATCGTTTATTTCTGTGTCATATGTTTGAATTATAGATGAATCAAGTTCTTCCAGTAACCATCAAGCTTATGAAGGTTGATCTCTTATGTCTGATCCAAACAATCTATCACGTTGCTTATCTGTAGTTGATCATAGTGAACAAGTTTCTATCCGGTACCATTACATTCATGATAATTAAATGAAATCTTGGAAAAAGATATCGATCAATCAATGGTTTGAATTACTGACTAAATGTTTGATTGACAGTCTTTTGTAACCACTTCAATTTCTTTGATACTTGGTACCTTTAGTAATTGCATGATAGTGATTCTGTGAGTTAATAAGCACACGACCTTGATATTTAATGATACCTTTAGTAATTACATGCACTGAATTTTGTGAAACAAACGTTTCGGGTTTGAACTGGCTTGGTTTACCAGGTCTGTAAACAACCCATGGAGGTAAAGTTTAGGGTAAATTGTTTTGAAAGTACTCCAACTTTTCTCAAATAGCTTTATGGGAGTCGGTTCAAAAAACGCTTCTTTTGTGGGCTAAACTTGGCAAAAACATCAGGTGGAGTATTTGGTACTCTGGGATGATTTCAGATAACATAAACCTGCAAAAGTGTTGTAATATACAGTCACTTCCCAAAAATTGAAAGGTGATTAGAGTGGTATAGCTATTGTGCATAATCCTTAGAAGGGGAGAGCAAGGCACCTTACAAATTTTGAAGCGATTCCACTGGTGGAACTACACGAATACTAGGGGTAGCCTGAGCTACAGGTCCGTTAAATTTTTGtagtataaattttttgaaatatgatgtattttttattggtgctacgggtcaaataaatatgggataCCGGTCAATGTATCTAATTTTAAACTTTCGAAAGATTTTCCTATCAATATAACTTATAAGCATGCATTTGTGCTAATAAATATGTAAAGAAGACTCCAAAAGTGctaaaaactcttaaaaaccCACTATATATAGacaaaaatccttaaaaaagtGCTAAACACTGTAAGAGTTTAGACGTTATCGTTACTTTGCGACGATACGAGGCTAACCAAAAAAATGTGTGCTACCGGTCATCTGCGATCCTGGTTCCGCCACTGGATTCCAAAGTGTGCTGCAACTCATGGACAACTTGTTCAATCTTCAGGCATTGAGGTGGACTAATGGGGAACACACTGAGCATGATACTCCAAACTTGATAGTTAAAGCCAGACATTCCtctattttacttttttctaCCGTACTTTTCATAGCAATTGCATCCTCAGGTCATTCACCATCAATAACATGAGTTACATAATCTGGAAACTTGGAAAGGCCGGCCTTGCATTTTTGTGAAAGCTAAGGTCTATATAAAACATGTTGTCTGTTGGCCTTTTTCCTATCGTTACCTCCAATATTAACATTCCAAAACTGTAGACATCCTCAGTACTAGTCATCTCATTCCCTTAAACCATACTCTGCTATTTGCAATAAATTTGAGTTTAAAAAGGTAATAGTGTAAATATAGAATAGCATCCAAGAATTTATGAACTTTATACAGTTGTGCATGCCATATTGTTCCTCTAATCCCAGCTGAGCTGTTTTTGATTGAGTCCATTCCAAGAAATCGTGCTAACAAAACTCTCCAACATGTGCCACCATATCATCATTGAGATTATGGTTATAGAATACACTCCTTTTATTTCAGGATTTATAAACTTGCTTCCTATATGCAGTTCCAAATCTAGGACCTCATGAAACCCATGGATTTGCTAGAAACAGGTTATGGACTTTTGATGCCCCTTTGTGTTGGATATAATTGTATAAGTCTTGGGGTCAAAAGTTTAGGGACTAAATTGTATATAGTCCAAAGTTGTAATATATAAACCGGTTAGTTTAAGGAACGGGCTTGGTGTTATTTGGGCCAACACATACACATGGACATTACGATTGAGAAAAGACATGAAGATTCAAGGAGCGGTTACCGGATGAATTGAAGAGACACGATGGATCGGTTTATGCTACTATAAATAGGTTATTTGTATCTTGGTTTTACGTGTGTCTTATTCAATGTAAACAACGGGTTTGTTGTTtataatataatcaaatttCTTGTTCAATCTTGTGAGTTTGATCCTGTGGATATGGAATCTCGATTCTTAACACTTTACTCCCTTCTGATGCTGCCAATTAAGTTTTCATTGATTTGATTTTTAGGCCTACAAAAAAGGATTTGAAAAATATGGCCTCACAGGTACATCTCATAAACTTATCGCGTGTTGATacatttgctttatatagatTGAATACATAGACTTGAAAGGCATGCTGCCGGAGGAGCAAAAGTATAGTACTTTGATCTTCTTATCAAGCTAAAGACAAAGCAGAGACATCTTTTTCGTTACATTCAGAAATGTGAATATCataattttgtatgtttttataCGGTGAGTAcaatttttgtttagttttgtgaCCATTAGCATGGATTACTAATAATGTTAATATTGAATCACTGCAGGTCAAAGCCTATAAGAATCATGAATTTGGGAGGAGGTGCCCAAGCTCTGCAGGATGAAGAGGAAGACGCCGTTCACCCTCATCTTGGGCGGATCAAGAATGCATTTGGCGTAGAAGAGAGTGATGAGGAGGTAAGTGTCTATCTTTATCCTTCTACTCTGACCTGGTGGGTAGCAAAGTTTGTTTAGGGCGTAATGttatgttaacttttttttatcaagatGGCTAGATGGTTGTGTTGAGTAATGGGTTTAAATGTGTTATGGTCAGATAAGTCATTTTATGAGGTCACAACAGGTCAGACTGTGACTCGAAAGACTTTTGGATGAAACTTTTAAATacatgtataaaataattaGGTTGCAAATAGGATTACAGAAACTATATTAGTATTTCAGTAATAATGTAGTCTTTGACTATAATGTATGAAGTTTTACTTCTATGCATTTTGATGACCATCTATGTGTCCATGTCTCCTGTTTGAAGTCATTACtggcgtgtgtgtgtgtgtgtgtgtataactATGTACGCATATCTTGCCTTCCTTACGCTGCATATCAAAATCATTCTTAGACTGCTTAACTGTTGATAGCAGAGAGTTCCCTGGAAGAAATCCAACCTACTGCTTCTAAAGCCTCTTCAAGTAAGAAGAGAAGGAATGATAATGGGTCTTCAAATAGTTGTCTGTTATATTTGCTGTTATTAGTTATTTGGAAAATGTTAGGAAAACCCAACACACTATATATTAAGCCTGGTCTAAAAATGTTAAGAAGACTTAACTTATTGTCAAAATAACCCATCCCTAAGCCGTAACTAAAGcaatcatataaaaaatatcCAGGTTCATTCATATGGTTTTAACCTGAATGACATTATCTTGATAGGATGGATCGATGTATATCTATATAGTCCACTAGTAGTTGCGCTGAAGTTCTGTTGGAAAATATTAACGCCTTCCTTGTATAGACCAAAATTTTTTGAAGAATTGGAGTTAATAATGTATTTCAGTGCTAAAAAACAGTCGAAGCTAGACAAAGAGTCAAAGATGGAAAGAGATGCTCAGTGCTAAGAAAAACAAAACGCAATGTTCAGCAATGTATCGGGtattttgactttgacctttTGGACAAGGATAACAAGGTTACAAGCATAGCAAGGTTACAATTATCTAATGAAAAGACTACTAAATCACTATACCACTGTACATCACCAAATATGCTTAAACTTTTGTACTGTATAATATTATAAAGACACATTTGATAGTGTACGGTTTTAACTAAGTAGTGTATAAATCATTACCCTTTTAAGTGTCggacattttaattttaaattttgaccgttaatatttttgtttgtgttgtaaCATttggtataaaatatataaatggattAGGTTTAAAcgtatcttttattaatataactttgattaattaatACGTAATactaatgaaattatttatttttaaagttgaaaaataaatacttaaacTAAGACATTGACGAAATAATAcgatatattattttaacagTATGATTTTGCaacgtttttattttataatttatttgaacaataacttttgttattttaattgatacatacgagtaatatttttaaaataaaatttatgaatttaGCGTATTAAGTTAATTAGTAGTCTTCTTCTTGGTTTCGGATTCTTCCTTGGCCTATTCATACTCATACTCTGGTTgcaaaagctatatatatatccataattCCAATTATTATCACGCATATGATATAATTCGATCTTTCATAAAAACCGAACGAATTTGTTAATTAATTcgtcaataataataataataataataataataataataataataataataataataataataataatgtcgacaaccaccattgAAGAGTCGCAAATATCGTTATGCTGGTGCAATACATGCACTAAACTCGTAACTCTTGAAACTCATTATTTGTCTTCATCAAGCAGCGTGTTATGTCCTAATTGCAAAAATGGTGGGTCCATTAACAAGATAACTCGTGATCAACTTTCTCCATCACTTGAAATCCCTTACGAAATCACCGATTATGGGCACCCGTATATCTTCATCCGTCGTAAACCAGATAACACTACACGGGAAGAAGAGTTTGATTGTTATTTTGATAATGGATCAGGGTCGGGTTTTACACTATTACCATCATCAGAGCGGTCGGGTTTTACACTATTATCATCATCAGAGCCGGACTTGTCAATGGATGAGTCAGATGATGTCGATGAATATGTTGACTTTAATTATGTTATGGATTGTTTGTTACTAAGAGATGGTAAACGTAAGTttgctgaagaagaagaagaagaagtggtCGGGTTAGTAGCATGGCGATTGGCAGATGGTTCGTCGGCGTTTGGGAGGTTTTCGGGTGGTGAAAGATTATTTCCAGTGGTGTTTATAGTAGATACCAAAACGGTAAGAGAGATAATTGACGATTTATTCTATTTTGTAGAAGAGATAATTGAGGACTCATTCGAGTTTGTAAAACTTTGTGTATATGCATGTCTTAGTACGTTGTGGTCGATATAGGCCGGCAATTTTCccaaaatttgttttttctaCCATTATGCTCTTACTTTAATTAGTCTATCTATAATTATTTGTATTGTACACGTACATATAGATTCATTCATAGCGTGAACAACTGAACATAAtttatctttgttcttttttcttttcatttcatttactATTTTGTTTGTATCT harbors:
- the LOC122602580 gene encoding pentatricopeptide repeat-containing protein At2g13600-like — translated: MGSDQNVFVVGALIDMYSKCGDVDEAYRVFDRAPCKNNILWTSMITAFAQSGRGLDALELFDHLVMERRFIPDHVCFTVVLTACNHAGLLDKGIDYFDRMRSEYNLAPEVDQYACLIDLYARKGELKRAKQVMEDMPFDANAVIWSSFLSSCKKYGNVELGREAAYKLFKLEPNSSVPYRVLADIYAGAGLWNDVQNITKLMNDNGVRKTVPGWSWVEVDNQVLGFSVGDASHPRSEEIHLELRKLSLEMLNKRTLEYIT